GGCAGGGCAACCTGGGCCAGGACACCCTGACCGGCGGCACGGGAGCGGACACCCTCCTGGGCGGACAGGGCAACGACCTCCTGACCGGCGGCGGCGGCGGGGACTACCTGTCCGGCGACCTCGGGGACGATACCCTGACCGGCTCCACGGCGGCGGACCAGCTGTTTGGCGGCGACGGAAATGACCTGATCACCGGTGGCGGCGGCGCGGATATCGTCAATGGCAACCAGGGCGCGGACTCCCTGGTGGGCGGAACCGGGGCCGACAGCCTTCTGGGCGGCCAGGGCGGCGACAGCATCGTCGCCGACGCCGGGACCAACTACGCCCATGGCAACCTGGGCGACGACATCATCACGGCCCTTGGGGGCGCGGACACCCTGCTCGGCGGGCAGGGCAATGACACCCTCTCGGGGGGCGACGGCGTCAACTATCTCTCCGGCGACCTCGGGGACGACTCCGTGACCTCGGGAACCGGGACGGACTCGCTGGTGGGCGCGGACGGGGCGGACACCCTGGTCGGCGGCGGTGGGGCCGACACTCTCGACGGGGGCGCCGGCAATGACCGGATCTTCGCCGGAACAGCGGCCGACCGCATCATCGCCGGGGCTGGCGACGACAGCGTGAGCGACGGCGGCGGTGCGAACCTGATGGCTCTGGGCGACGGCGCTGACACGCTCTCGACCGGCGCCGGCGGCGACACGGTCCTCGGCGAGACCGGGGCGGACAGCCTGCTCGCCGGAGCTGGCGACAACAGCGTCCTCGGGGGCGATGGCGCGGACACCGTGATCGCCGGAGCCGGCGCCGACAGCCTGCTGGGCGGCGACGGGGACGACAGCCTGAGCGCCGGCGGCGGTGCGGACTCCATCGACGGAGGCCTCGGGAACGATACCCTGGTCCAGGCGATGACCTCGGCCGGGGTGGCCACCCTGATTGGCGGCGAGGGGGACGACGACTTCGACCTCACGGGCTCCGTAGGCGGCTCCTCGGTGCTTTCAGACGCGGGTGCGGGGGCCGACAGCCTGCTTGGCGGCGGCGGCATCGACTACTTCATCGGCGGCGCCGGGGCGGACACCGCCGTCGCCGGGGGCGGGGCCGACACCTTGGTGGGCGGGGACGACGGCGACAGCCTCACGGGCGGCGCGGGCGCCGCCAGCCTGGCTGGAGACGCCGGGGCCGACACCCTTGCCGGCGGGACGGGTTCAGAAACCCTTTCCGGCGGCTCCGGCGTGGACATCCTGACCACCGGCGGCGGCTCGGATAGCCTCTCCGGCGGCGACGATACCGACAGCCTCACCGGCGGCGCGGGCTCGGCCACCCTTTCGGGAGACGCCGGCGGCGACACCCTGGCGGGCGGCGGCGGTGCGGAGTCGCTGATGGGCGGATCGGGGGCCGACGTCCTGACCAGCGGCGGCGGGGCCGATACCCTAACAGGCGGGGCGGATGGCGACAGCCTGACCGGCGGGGCCGGCGGGTCCAGCCTGTCCGGAGATGACGGCGCCGACACCCTGGCCGGCGGCCTGGGCGCAGAGACCCTGAGTGGCGGCGCAGGCCAGGACCTCCTGACCGGCGGCGCCGGCGCGGACGTCTTCCTGTTCCAGACCGCCGCCTCGAGCGCCATCGCGCGGGACGTCATCACCGACTTCGTCGCGGGAACCGACAAGATCGCGTTCGGGCTGGGCGCGGCCAATAACGGGACGGGCCCGGCCGGCTTCAGCGCAGGGGCGGACGCCGCCTCCTTCGCCGCGGCCCAGGCGACGGCGGCGGCCCTGATCTCGGCGGGGACGGATGACGTCGTGGCCGTACGGGATACGGCGGCCAGCCTGACCTACGTCTTCGCGGACACTGACGGCGACAACGCCATCGACACGGTGGTGGAGCTGACCGGCCTGGTCACCCTGGCCCAGACCGACTTCACCGGCTGAGCCTCAGCCCCGGGGGGCCAGGGCGCGCCAGCCGATATCGGTGCGGTGGAAGCTCTCCGGCCAATCGATCCGGGCGATGGCCGCATAGGCCCGCGTGCGAGCGGTCTCCAGGTCTGGGCCCCGGGCGCAGATGTTGAGCACCCGCCCCCCCGCCGCCCTCAGGATCCCGTCAGAATCCCGGGTGGTGCCGGCATGGAAGACGGCGACGTCGGGCCCGAAGTCCTGCTCGGCGCCCAGGATGGCGGTCCCGGTGCGCGGGGCGTCGGGATAGCCCTCGGCGGCCATGACCACGCAGATCGCCACCTCGTCGCGCCATTCCGGCTCGGGCAGGTCGGCCAGGGTCCCGTTCGCGCAGGCGGCCAGGTAGGGAACGAGGTCGCTCTCCAACCGCAGCATCAGGACCTGGCATTCGGGGTCGCCGAACCGGGCGTTGAACTCCACCAGCCGGGGGCCGTCGGCCGTGGCCATCAGCTCCACGAACAGGGCGCCGCGATAGGGCGAGCCCTCGGCGGCGATGCCCTCCAGCGCCGGGACGGCGAGGCGGGTCATGACCTGGTCGACCAGGGCGTCCGTGAAGACCGGCGCCGGGCAATAGGTCCCCATGCCCCCGGTGTTGGGCCCCTTTTCCCCGTCGAAGGCCCGCTTGTGGTCCTGGGCGGCCCCAAAGAACCGGCAGGTCGCGCCGTCCGACAGGACGAAGAGCGAGCCGATCTCGCCCTCTAGGAACTCCTCGATGACCACCCGGGCGCCGGCGGCGCCGAACCGCCCGCCCAGGGCGTCGTCAATGGCCGCCTCGGCTGTTGCGCGGTCGGCGGCGACGGTGACCCCCTTGCCCGCCGCCAGGCCGTCGGCCTTGACCACGTAGGGCGGGGCGAACCGGTCCAGGGCGGCGCGGGCCGCGCCTGCGTCCTCGCACACCGTCCAGGCGGCGGTGGGCAGGCCATGGCGGTCACAGAAGGCCTTGGTGAAGGCCTTGGAGCTCTCCAGCCGCCCGGCGGCGGCGACCGGGCCGAAGCACGGGACCCCGGCGAGGGCCAGGGCGTCGGCGAGGCCCGCCTCGACCGACGACTCCGGACCTATGACCACCAGGTCGGCGGCGATCTCTTGGGCCAGGTCCACCAGGGCGTCGATCTCGGTCGGCTTGACCGGCCGCAGCTCTCCCAGGGACGCCATGCCGGGATTGCCGGGGGCCATGACCAGCCGGCGGGTGAGGGGCGAGGCGGCGATCTTCCAGGCGAGGGCGTGTTCGCGCCCGCCGGATCCGACGAGAAGGATATTCATGGCCCGCCTTTCGCGCGGCCCGGCGCCAAGGTCAATCGGCCTCGGCCTTGCGGCGATCGACCTCCAGGGCATAGCCCGCCGAGCGCACCGTACGGATCGGGTCGAAGCCGGGCGCGCCCTTGGACAGGGCCTTGCGAAGCCGGCCGATGTGGACGTCCACCGTCCGGGCCTCGACATAGACGTCCGAGCCCCAGACCGCATCCAGCAGCTGCTCGCGGCTGAACACCCGGCCCGGGTTCTGCATGAAGAAATCCAGCAGCCGGAATTCGGTGGGGCCCAGGTGCACCTCGACGCCGTCGCGGCTCACCCGGTGGGCCGAGCGGTCGAGGGCCAGGGCGCCGCGGACAACCACGTCCTCGGCAAGGCCCGGCCGCAGGCGCCTCAGCACAGCGCGGATCCGGGCGGCCAGTTCGGTGACCGCGAAGGGCTTGACCACATAGTCGTCGGCGCCGGTGTCGAGCCCGCGGATGCGGTCGCTCTCCTCGCCCCGGGCGGTCAGCATGATGATGGGCACATTGCGGCTCTGGGGCCTTTGGCGCAGCCGCCGGCAGACCTCGATGCCCGAGACCTTGGGCAACATCCAGTCCAGGACCACCAGGTCCGGAAGGGTCTCCTCGGACTGCATCAGCGCCTCCTCGCCATCGGTGGCGACAGCGACTGAATAGCCTTCCCGCTCGAGGTTGTAGCGGAGCAGGGTTCCGAGGGCGTCGTCGTCCTCGACGACAAGGATTCTGGGGCTTACGGACATAGGATCTAGGCCTGGAGATCGTCGGAGCGGGGCCGGTCCGCGGGACTGACCTGCTCGCCGGTGATTTCGTAGTGGACGATTTCGGCGATGTTGGTGGCGTGGTCGCCGATCCGCTCCAGGTTCTTGGCCACGAACAGGAGGTGGGCGCAGGCTGTGATGGTCCGGGGATCGCCCATCATGTAGGTCAGGAGCTCGCGGAAAAGGCTGTTGTAGTGCTCGTCGACCTCATGGTCACGCCGCCAGACGTCCATGGCCCGGTCGGGGTCGTTGGAGATGTAGGCGTCCAAAACCTCCTTCAGCCGGGCCTCGACCAGTCGCCCCATCCGCTCGATGGAGCGGCTCAGGGCCGGCATGGGTTCGATCTCCGACAGGACCAGGGTGCGCTTGGCGATGTTCTTGGCGAGGTCGCCGCACCGTTCCAGGTTCGAGGCGATCTTCATGGCCGCCATGGTCTTGCGCAGGTCGTTGGCCATGGGCTGGCGCAGGGCGATCAGGCGGATCGCCTTCTGCTCGACGTCGGCCTCGATCTCGTCCAGGCGGTCATCCTGCTGCAGGACCTTGGTCGCCAGGGCCGGGTCGCGGCGCACGACGGCGTCGACGGCGTCCCCCAGCTGGGATTCGGCCAGGCCGCCGAGCCGGACGCAGGCCGCCCCCAGGGTGTTCAGTTCGTCCTCGTAGGACTTGACGATGTGCTCGTTCATGGGATCGCCCTCAGCCGAACCGGCCGGTGATGTAGTCCTGGGTCCGGGAGTCCCCCGGACGGGTGAAGATGTCGCCCGTGGGTCCGGCCTCGACCAGCCGGCCCATGTGGAAGAAGGCGGTGCGTTGCGAGACCCGCGCGGCCTGGGCCATCGAGTGGGTGACGATGATGATGCAGTACTGGGCCCGGAGCTCGTCGATCAGCTCCTCGATCCGGGCGGTCGCGATCGGGTCCAGGGCCGAGCAGGGCTCGTCCATCAGGATCACCTCCGGATTGATCGCGATGGCCCGGGCGATCACCAGGCGCTGCTGCTGGCCGCCCGACAGGCCGGTGCCCGGCTGGTCAAGCCGGTCGGAGACCTCCCTCCAGAGGCCGGCGCGCTTCAGCGCCTGTTCAACCACCCCCTCCAGCTCGGAGCGGGAGGTGGCGATGCCGTGGATGCGGGGCCCGTAGGCGACGTTCTCGAAGATGCTCTTGGGAAAGGGGTTGGGCTTCTGGAAGACCATGCCCACCCGCGCCCGGAGCAGGACGGGGTCAAGGTCGCGGTCATTCACGTCCTCGCCGTCCAGCAGGATGCGGCCCTCCACCCGGGCGCCCGGGATGGTGTCGTTCATCCGGTTGATGCACCGAAGAAAGGTCGACTTGCCGCAGCCCGAGGGGCCGATCAGGGCGGTTACGGCGCGGTCCGGGACGTCGAGGTCGATGTCGAAGAGGGCCTGCTTCTCGCCGTAGAAGACCCGGACGCCCGAGGCGGAGATGCGCGGGGCGCCGTCGGTCGGCGCGGAAGCGCCCGGGGCGGGCACGGGCGGGGGTGGGGCGGTCTGGACGGTTGCGTCAGTCATCGGGTCACCAGCGGCGTTCGAACCGGCGCCTCAGGAGGACGGCGGCGAGGTTCATCAGGATCATGAAGGCCAGCAGCACCATGATGGCGGCGGCCGTGCGTTCGTGGAAAGCGCGCTCCGAGGCGTTCTCCCAGATGTAGATCTGGACCGGCAGGACGGTGCTGGCCGAGGTCAGGGAGTCGGGGACGCCCGGCACGAAGGAGACCATGCCCACCATCAGCAGGGGCGCGGTCTCCCCCAGGGCGTGGGCCAGGGAGAGGATGGCGCCGGTCAT
The sequence above is a segment of the Phenylobacterium parvum genome. Coding sequences within it:
- a CDS encoding beta strand repeat-containing protein, with protein sequence MASYVFETLTPEQAAAFATTDTLTFSTPGATARAVAVTLVPYVAPNFFLGLTGSTASVTLAFGGKTVVFTGSGSNAPGIAGLGATAGQIIMPDGSRLFIGSLGADSVSGGTTPDALYGGDGADTLVGLDGDDLLQGNQGNDSLAGGSGADTLLGGQGDDTLALGDGVNYGQGNLGQDTLTGGTGADTLLGGQGNDLLTGGGGGDYLSGDLGDDTLTGSTAADQLFGGDGNDLITGGGGADIVNGNQGADSLVGGTGADSLLGGQGGDSIVADAGTNYAHGNLGDDIITALGGADTLLGGQGNDTLSGGDGVNYLSGDLGDDSVTSGTGTDSLVGADGADTLVGGGGADTLDGGAGNDRIFAGTAADRIIAGAGDDSVSDGGGANLMALGDGADTLSTGAGGDTVLGETGADSLLAGAGDNSVLGGDGADTVIAGAGADSLLGGDGDDSLSAGGGADSIDGGLGNDTLVQAMTSAGVATLIGGEGDDDFDLTGSVGGSSVLSDAGAGADSLLGGGGIDYFIGGAGADTAVAGGGADTLVGGDDGDSLTGGAGAASLAGDAGADTLAGGTGSETLSGGSGVDILTTGGGSDSLSGGDDTDSLTGGAGSATLSGDAGGDTLAGGGGAESLMGGSGADVLTSGGGADTLTGGADGDSLTGGAGGSSLSGDDGADTLAGGLGAETLSGGAGQDLLTGGAGADVFLFQTAASSAIARDVITDFVAGTDKIAFGLGAANNGTGPAGFSAGADAASFAAAQATAAALISAGTDDVVAVRDTAASLTYVFADTDGDNAIDTVVELTGLVTLAQTDFTG
- the purD gene encoding phosphoribosylamine--glycine ligase: MNILLVGSGGREHALAWKIAASPLTRRLVMAPGNPGMASLGELRPVKPTEIDALVDLAQEIAADLVVIGPESSVEAGLADALALAGVPCFGPVAAAGRLESSKAFTKAFCDRHGLPTAAWTVCEDAGAARAALDRFAPPYVVKADGLAAGKGVTVAADRATAEAAIDDALGGRFGAAGARVVIEEFLEGEIGSLFVLSDGATCRFFGAAQDHKRAFDGEKGPNTGGMGTYCPAPVFTDALVDQVMTRLAVPALEGIAAEGSPYRGALFVELMATADGPRLVEFNARFGDPECQVLMLRLESDLVPYLAACANGTLADLPEPEWRDEVAICVVMAAEGYPDAPRTGTAILGAEQDFGPDVAVFHAGTTRDSDGILRAAGGRVLNICARGPDLETARTRAYAAIARIDWPESFHRTDIGWRALAPRG
- the phoB gene encoding phosphate regulon transcriptional regulator PhoB, coding for MSVSPRILVVEDDDALGTLLRYNLEREGYSVAVATDGEEALMQSEETLPDLVVLDWMLPKVSGIEVCRRLRQRPQSRNVPIIMLTARGEESDRIRGLDTGADDYVVKPFAVTELAARIRAVLRRLRPGLAEDVVVRGALALDRSAHRVSRDGVEVHLGPTEFRLLDFFMQNPGRVFSREQLLDAVWGSDVYVEARTVDVHIGRLRKALSKGAPGFDPIRTVRSAGYALEVDRRKAEAD
- the phoU gene encoding phosphate signaling complex protein PhoU, which translates into the protein MNEHIVKSYEDELNTLGAACVRLGGLAESQLGDAVDAVVRRDPALATKVLQQDDRLDEIEADVEQKAIRLIALRQPMANDLRKTMAAMKIASNLERCGDLAKNIAKRTLVLSEIEPMPALSRSIERMGRLVEARLKEVLDAYISNDPDRAMDVWRRDHEVDEHYNSLFRELLTYMMGDPRTITACAHLLFVAKNLERIGDHATNIAEIVHYEITGEQVSPADRPRSDDLQA
- the pstB gene encoding phosphate ABC transporter ATP-binding protein PstB is translated as MTDATVQTAPPPPVPAPGASAPTDGAPRISASGVRVFYGEKQALFDIDLDVPDRAVTALIGPSGCGKSTFLRCINRMNDTIPGARVEGRILLDGEDVNDRDLDPVLLRARVGMVFQKPNPFPKSIFENVAYGPRIHGIATSRSELEGVVEQALKRAGLWREVSDRLDQPGTGLSGGQQQRLVIARAIAINPEVILMDEPCSALDPIATARIEELIDELRAQYCIIIVTHSMAQAARVSQRTAFFHMGRLVEAGPTGDIFTRPGDSRTQDYITGRFG